A section of the Arcobacter roscoffensis genome encodes:
- a CDS encoding ATP-binding cassette domain-containing protein — protein sequence MYKLDIKKLKISNNDNILVDISFNINSSTALIGESGSGKSLTLKSLLNLLPDSLNLKKDINSNFTLNSETIGLIPQNPFTSLSPMTKISKQFFCSKKKQQDLLKLVDLNDEVLNKFPSQLSGGQIQRVIIAIALSKDIKLLLLDEPTTALDVKNKENIIKLVDQLVKRLNILILFVTHDIESIKDLCENIVIINKGRIVEKGSTKEILNKPNNDYTKKLIDSNFKNKDFRK from the coding sequence ATGTACAAGCTTGATATTAAAAAACTAAAAATTTCTAATAATGATAATATCTTAGTAGATATATCTTTTAATATTAATAGCTCGACTGCCTTAATTGGAGAGAGTGGAAGTGGAAAGTCTTTAACTTTAAAAAGCTTACTAAATCTACTTCCAGACTCTTTAAACTTAAAAAAAGATATAAATAGCAATTTTACTTTAAATAGCGAAACTATAGGATTAATTCCACAAAACCCATTTACTTCTCTATCGCCTATGACAAAAATCTCTAAGCAATTTTTTTGCTCAAAAAAGAAACAACAAGACCTTTTAAAGTTGGTTGATTTAAATGATGAAGTTTTAAATAAATTTCCTAGTCAATTAAGTGGAGGTCAAATTCAAAGAGTTATAATTGCAATTGCCTTGAGTAAAGATATAAAACTATTACTACTTGATGAGCCAACTACAGCTTTAGATGTAAAAAATAAAGAAAATATAATAAAGTTAGTTGATCAGTTAGTAAAAAGATTAAATATACTTATACTTTTTGTTACTCATGATATAGAATCAATAAAAGACTTATGTGAAAATATAGTCATAATAAATAAAGGAAGAATAGTTGAAAAAGGTTCAACAAAAGAAATTTTAAATAAGCCAAACAATGACTATACTAAAAAATTAATTGATTCAAATTTTAAAAATAAGGATTTCAGGAAATAA